In Candidatus Polarisedimenticolaceae bacterium, a genomic segment contains:
- a CDS encoding septal ring lytic transglycosylase RlpA family protein, whose amino-acid sequence MRRKLLPNVFVSIVLAGACAQQKAPATSPASIEHGHSEKGLASWYGKAHQGERTANGERFDMHALTAAHRTLPFGTIVRVTDIESGKSVKVRINDRGPFRHDRIIDLSYEAARQLGFVRRGAARVEITVIDRG is encoded by the coding sequence ATGCGCCGGAAACTGCTGCCGAACGTCTTCGTCTCGATCGTGCTCGCCGGCGCCTGCGCGCAGCAGAAAGCACCCGCGACCTCGCCGGCGTCGATCGAGCATGGCCACTCGGAGAAGGGACTGGCCTCCTGGTACGGAAAGGCGCACCAGGGCGAGCGCACGGCGAACGGTGAGCGCTTCGACATGCATGCGTTGACCGCCGCCCACCGCACGTTGCCGTTCGGCACGATCGTGAGGGTGACCGACATCGAGAGCGGCAAGTCGGTGAAGGTTCGGATCAACGATCGCGGGCCGTTCCGTCACGATCGGATCATCGACCTGTCCTACGAGGCCGCGAGGCAGCTCGGGTTCGTCCGGCGCGGCGCCGCCCGGGTCGAGATCACCGTGATCGATCGCGGGTGA
- a CDS encoding crosslink repair DNA glycosylase YcaQ family protein, with product MAKIPLRAVAALFLERQHLRDPRRRRLTERNLVRFASDTGGIQLDSINVIDRAHYLTVWSRFGPYDRRVLDRLVYERRAMFEYWAHAACLVPTDHFGHWRRAMLDYSLRSRAWGKWLRKNAALVAQVEAEITTRGPLGNADFGNDRKRRGGGWWNWKPATHALDYLWMSGRTMIHSRVHFQKRFDLAPRVMGEALAAEPPRADEFRRWHLRRSLHAMGAATATDLRMYLTFPRTEIRERRKALAEALAAGEVVEVAVEHGTTPWFALADDLPALRAAAQRRVAARGTTLLAPFDSFLWHRERAQRLFGFDYRVEVYTPGHKRVHGYYVLPLFHDGQLIGRIDAKTHRAERLLEIRQIHFEPWFARGKRPPAADWGSLDRDLALDGAADAFRSLATFVGAETITLGRVSPPAMAASLRRRFA from the coding sequence ATGGCAAAGATTCCTCTCCGCGCCGTGGCCGCGCTGTTCCTCGAGCGCCAGCATCTCCGCGACCCGCGCCGGCGGCGGCTGACGGAGCGCAACCTCGTCCGGTTCGCCTCCGACACGGGTGGAATCCAGCTCGACTCGATCAACGTGATCGACCGCGCGCACTACCTGACCGTGTGGAGCCGCTTCGGACCGTACGACCGTCGTGTCCTCGACCGTCTCGTCTACGAGCGGCGCGCGATGTTCGAGTACTGGGCTCACGCGGCCTGCCTGGTGCCGACCGATCATTTCGGCCACTGGCGGCGGGCGATGCTCGACTATTCGCTCCGCAGCCGGGCTTGGGGGAAATGGCTCAGGAAGAACGCGGCGCTCGTCGCCCAGGTCGAGGCCGAGATCACGACCCGCGGACCGCTCGGGAACGCCGACTTCGGAAACGATCGCAAGCGGCGCGGCGGCGGATGGTGGAATTGGAAGCCGGCCACGCACGCGCTCGATTACCTGTGGATGAGCGGGCGCACGATGATCCATTCACGGGTTCACTTCCAGAAGCGCTTCGATCTGGCGCCAAGGGTCATGGGTGAGGCGCTCGCTGCCGAGCCGCCGCGCGCCGACGAGTTCCGCCGCTGGCACCTGCGCCGGTCCCTGCATGCGATGGGTGCCGCGACGGCGACCGATCTCCGCATGTACCTCACCTTCCCTCGGACGGAGATCCGGGAGCGCCGCAAGGCGCTCGCCGAGGCGCTCGCGGCCGGCGAAGTCGTCGAGGTCGCCGTCGAGCACGGCACGACACCGTGGTTCGCCCTCGCCGACGATCTCCCGGCGCTGCGCGCCGCCGCACAGCGGCGCGTGGCCGCGCGCGGCACCACACTGCTCGCGCCGTTCGATTCGTTCCTGTGGCACCGCGAGCGCGCCCAGCGCCTGTTCGGCTTCGACTACCGCGTCGAGGTCTACACCCCGGGCCACAAGCGGGTGCACGGCTACTACGTGCTCCCGCTCTTCCATGACGGCCAGCTGATCGGGAGGATCGACGCCAAGACTCACCGCGCCGAGCGTCTCCTCGAGATCCGGCAGATCCACTTCGAGCCCTGGTTCGCTCGGGGCAAGCGACCTCCCGCGGCCGACTGGGGTTCTCTCGACCGCGACCTCGCGCTCGACGGTGCCGCGGACGCGTTTCGATCGCTGGCCACCTTCGTCGGCGCCGAGACGATCACGCTCGGTCGCGTCTCGCCCCCGGCTATGGCCGCGTCTCTGCGACGTCGCTTTGCGTAG